Proteins co-encoded in one Pseudarthrobacter chlorophenolicus A6 genomic window:
- a CDS encoding DEAD/DEAH box helicase, giving the protein MTETLFGGPTLPPAYPERAAWGTAPKLRAWQQEALDLYVARSPRDFLAVATPGAGKTTFALRIASTLIDSGAVNRVTIVAPTDHLKRQWADAAAKVGIAIDPNFKNSDGQHGRGFIGVAVTYAQVASKPMLHRAKTEAARTLVILDEIHHGGEALSWGDGLREAFDPAVRRLSLTGTPFRSDTSPIPFVEYAEDRDGIRRSKADYTYGYGNALRDHVVRPVMFMAYSGQMRWRTSAGEEMAASLGEAAVTKDITSHAWRTALNPAGEWIPAVLAGADRRLSEVRRTVPDAGGLVIATDHEDARAYAGQLKRITGESPTVILSDDAKASSKIEEFTASDKRWMVAVRMVSEGVDVPRLSVGVYATSTSTPLFFAQAVGRFVRARKRGETASVFLPSVPTLMALANSMEMERDHALDRPEKEDGDGLFNPEDSLMAEANREDKASDSLTKGKFEALDSQASFDRVLFDGGEFGTGGEVGSDDEMDFLGIPGLLDAEQVGTLLRQRQHEQLNRKNRKGPAASETVIPAVPDHRMLMDLRNELAKNVAAWAARTGTPHGMVHTKLRTVCGGPAVAQANEEQLQARLRKLQDWFVGRK; this is encoded by the coding sequence GTGACGGAGACGCTCTTTGGCGGCCCCACCCTGCCCCCGGCCTATCCGGAACGCGCAGCCTGGGGAACCGCCCCGAAACTCCGTGCCTGGCAACAGGAAGCCCTTGACCTCTATGTGGCCAGAAGTCCCCGCGATTTCCTTGCGGTAGCAACCCCGGGCGCCGGTAAGACCACCTTCGCCCTGCGCATCGCCTCAACGCTCATCGATTCCGGTGCGGTCAACCGCGTGACCATCGTGGCGCCCACCGACCACCTCAAACGGCAGTGGGCTGACGCCGCCGCCAAGGTGGGCATCGCGATCGACCCCAACTTCAAGAACTCGGATGGCCAGCATGGCCGCGGATTCATCGGAGTTGCCGTCACGTACGCCCAGGTGGCCAGCAAACCGATGCTGCACCGCGCCAAGACCGAGGCCGCCCGCACCCTGGTGATCCTGGACGAGATCCACCACGGTGGCGAGGCCCTGTCCTGGGGCGACGGGCTGCGGGAGGCGTTCGACCCCGCGGTCCGCCGGCTGTCCCTGACCGGAACACCGTTCCGTTCTGACACCTCGCCCATTCCGTTCGTGGAGTACGCCGAGGACCGCGACGGCATCAGGCGCTCCAAAGCCGATTACACCTACGGCTACGGCAACGCCCTGCGCGACCACGTGGTCCGGCCCGTGATGTTCATGGCGTATTCGGGCCAGATGCGCTGGCGTACCAGTGCCGGCGAGGAGATGGCAGCGTCGCTGGGCGAGGCTGCCGTCACGAAGGACATCACCTCGCACGCCTGGCGGACAGCACTTAACCCGGCCGGCGAGTGGATCCCCGCCGTCCTGGCCGGGGCGGACAGGCGGCTGAGCGAGGTGCGCCGCACGGTGCCCGACGCCGGCGGCCTGGTGATCGCCACTGACCACGAGGACGCGCGGGCCTATGCCGGCCAGCTGAAGCGGATCACGGGGGAGTCGCCCACAGTGATCCTCTCCGACGACGCCAAGGCCTCGAGCAAGATCGAAGAGTTTACCGCGAGCGATAAGCGGTGGATGGTGGCTGTCCGGATGGTGTCCGAAGGCGTTGACGTGCCGCGGCTGTCCGTTGGTGTGTACGCAACGTCCACGTCCACGCCGCTGTTCTTCGCCCAGGCTGTGGGGCGTTTTGTGCGTGCACGCAAGCGCGGCGAAACTGCCTCGGTGTTCCTGCCGTCCGTCCCCACGCTGATGGCGCTGGCCAACTCCATGGAGATGGAGCGGGACCACGCCCTGGACCGGCCGGAGAAGGAAGACGGCGACGGCCTGTTCAACCCCGAGGACTCGCTCATGGCGGAGGCCAACCGTGAGGACAAAGCGTCCGACAGCCTCACCAAGGGCAAGTTCGAGGCACTGGACTCACAGGCGTCCTTTGACAGGGTCCTGTTCGACGGCGGCGAGTTCGGCACCGGCGGCGAGGTAGGGTCCGACGACGAGATGGACTTCCTGGGCATCCCGGGGCTCCTGGACGCCGAGCAGGTGGGCACGCTGCTGCGGCAGCGCCAGCATGAGCAGCTGAACCGGAAAAACCGCAAGGGGCCGGCAGCGTCAGAAACCGTTATTCCCGCCGTCCCGGACCACAGGATGCTGATGGACCTGCGGAACGAGCTGGCGAAAAACGTGGCTGCGTGGGCGGCCCGGACCGGCACTCCGCACGGAATGGTGCACACGAAGCTGCGCACCGTCTGTGGCGGTCCGGCGGTGGCCCAGGCCAACGAGGAGCAGCTGCAGGCACGGCTGCGGAAGCTTCAGGACTGGTTCGTCGGCCGCAAGTAG
- a CDS encoding DUF3039 domain-containing protein, with product MVGMTSMTDPLENDPMRELSGAGTSTATIEREELRQEVEPGDRERFSHYVRKEKIMESALSGEPVIALCGKVWTPGRDPKKFPVCPTCKEVYEGLRPGNDGGKGPGGDSGSNK from the coding sequence ATGGTTGGCATGACTAGCATGACGGACCCTCTCGAAAACGACCCGATGCGCGAGCTTTCCGGGGCTGGAACGTCCACGGCCACCATTGAGCGCGAGGAACTGCGCCAGGAGGTCGAACCGGGGGACCGGGAGCGCTTCTCGCACTACGTCCGCAAGGAAAAAATCATGGAGTCGGCGCTGAGCGGTGAGCCCGTCATCGCGCTGTGCGGCAAGGTCTGGACGCCGGGCCGGGATCCGAAGAAGTTCCCGGTGTGCCCCACGTGCAAAGAGGTCTACGAGGGCCTTCGCCCGGGCAATGACGGCGGCAAGGGTCCCGGAGGGGACTCAGGCAGCAACAAGTAG
- the nagB gene encoding glucosamine-6-phosphate deaminase gives MEVVILGGSRPIGKLAADAIEELLRRKPDAVLGLATGSSPLPVYEELAARHATGLDFSRASGFALDEYVGLPDGHPEQYRNVIRREFTDRINIEPANVHSPDGAATDIPAACDAYEAAIAAAGGVDLQLLGVGTDGHIGFNEPGSSFASRTRIKSLIEQTRKDNARFFTSLADVPHHVITQGLGTIMDARHVILIATGAQKAQAVRDFVEGPVAAICPASVLQFHPHATVLVDEAAASALKLADFYRHTYDNKPSWQGI, from the coding sequence GTGGAAGTTGTAATCCTTGGCGGCAGCCGTCCCATCGGGAAGCTGGCGGCTGACGCCATCGAGGAGCTGTTGCGGCGCAAACCGGACGCCGTGCTGGGGCTGGCCACCGGGTCCTCGCCCTTGCCCGTCTACGAGGAACTGGCCGCGCGCCACGCAACAGGGCTGGATTTCAGCCGGGCGTCAGGCTTCGCCCTGGATGAATATGTGGGACTCCCGGATGGGCACCCCGAGCAGTACCGGAACGTGATCCGCCGCGAATTCACCGACCGCATCAACATTGAACCCGCCAACGTCCATTCGCCGGACGGCGCCGCCACGGACATCCCGGCAGCCTGCGATGCCTATGAAGCCGCGATCGCCGCTGCCGGGGGCGTGGACCTGCAACTGCTGGGCGTTGGCACGGACGGCCACATCGGTTTCAATGAGCCCGGGTCTTCCTTCGCCTCGCGCACCCGGATCAAGAGCCTGATCGAACAGACCCGCAAGGACAACGCGCGGTTCTTCACCAGCCTGGCCGATGTTCCGCACCATGTGATCACGCAGGGCCTGGGCACCATCATGGACGCCCGGCACGTGATCCTGATCGCAACCGGGGCCCAGAAGGCACAGGCGGTACGGGACTTCGTGGAGGGCCCCGTTGCTGCTATCTGCCCGGCGTCGGTCCTGCAGTTCCACCCGCACGCCACCGTCCTGGTGGACGAGGCCGCGGCTTCGGCCCTGAAACTCGCCGATTTCTACCGGCATACCTATGACAACAAGCCCTCCTGGCAGGGCATTTAG
- a CDS encoding ABC transporter ATP-binding protein, which produces MTAPQPHPALPPTPACPPPGGAVPALSIRGLAKRFGTKIAVDGISLDVPAGSFYGIVGPNGAGKTTTLSMATGLLRPDFGTALVHGVDVWANPLEAKRLMGILPDGVRLFDRLTGEQLITYAGLLRGMDREVVASRVGELLAAMDLAQDAGTLVVDYSAGMTKKIALASALIHAPRLLVLDEPFEAVDPVSASNIRSILDSYVASGGTVIVSSHVMDLVQRMCDHVAVVAGGRLLAAGTVDEVRAGASLEDRFVQLVGGRSHTEGLEWLRTS; this is translated from the coding sequence ATGACTGCTCCGCAACCGCACCCGGCGCTTCCACCCACCCCTGCCTGCCCACCCCCTGGCGGGGCCGTTCCGGCCCTGTCCATCCGGGGGCTGGCCAAGCGTTTCGGCACCAAGATCGCCGTGGACGGAATCAGCCTCGATGTTCCGGCTGGCTCCTTCTACGGCATCGTGGGGCCCAACGGTGCCGGCAAGACCACCACCCTGTCGATGGCGACGGGGCTTCTCCGCCCGGACTTCGGCACGGCCCTGGTGCATGGGGTGGATGTGTGGGCGAATCCCCTGGAGGCCAAAAGGCTGATGGGCATCCTCCCCGACGGTGTCCGGCTGTTCGACCGGCTCACCGGAGAACAGCTCATCACCTATGCCGGGCTGCTGCGCGGCATGGACCGTGAGGTGGTTGCTTCCCGGGTGGGCGAGCTGCTCGCTGCCATGGACCTTGCCCAGGACGCCGGCACGCTGGTGGTGGACTACTCGGCCGGCATGACCAAGAAGATCGCCCTTGCCTCGGCGTTGATCCACGCCCCGCGGCTCCTGGTGCTTGATGAACCCTTTGAAGCCGTGGACCCGGTCTCGGCGTCGAACATCCGCTCCATCCTGGACAGCTACGTCGCCTCGGGCGGGACGGTCATTGTCTCGAGTCATGTGATGGACCTGGTGCAGCGCATGTGCGACCACGTGGCAGTGGTGGCCGGCGGCCGGCTGCTGGCCGCCGGAACCGTTGACGAAGTCCGCGCCGGCGCCTCCCTGGAAGACCGGTTCGTCCAGCTGGTGGGCGGCCGGAGCCACACGGAAGGGCTGGAATGGTTGCGCACCTCCTAA
- a CDS encoding DUF3253 domain-containing protein, which yields MNRQSGPKPSGAARSGKSASGPSGPTGKELEAAILELLAARAATSTICPSDAARAVGGEHWRGLMEPVRQAARRLVEAGDVEVTQGGSVVDPATAKGPIRIRKVR from the coding sequence GTGAACAGGCAGTCCGGGCCGAAGCCATCCGGCGCCGCCCGCTCCGGCAAGTCCGCCTCCGGCCCTTCCGGGCCCACCGGCAAGGAACTGGAGGCTGCCATCCTGGAGCTGCTGGCCGCCCGGGCAGCCACGTCCACCATCTGCCCCTCCGACGCCGCGCGCGCCGTGGGCGGCGAGCACTGGAGGGGTTTAATGGAGCCGGTCCGCCAAGCCGCCCGCCGGCTGGTCGAAGCCGGCGACGTCGAGGTCACCCAGGGCGGTTCCGTGGTGGATCCGGCCACCGCCAAGGGACCCATCCGCATCCGCAAGGTCCGCTAG
- a CDS encoding NADH:flavin oxidoreductase/NADH oxidase, whose protein sequence is MPALFEPLKLRSLELPHRGWVSPMCQYSCDPDAGPGVPNDWHLMHLGSFAAGGAALILTEAAAVNPEGRISPRDAGIWNDEQVQAWRRITSFVHQHGTGGTRIGVQLAHAGRKASTFWPFSGRRGSVPEAEGGWTTVGPSALAFEGYDTPAAMTGDQIQAVIADFAAAAGRAVDAGFDTLEIHGAHGYLLHQFQSPLSNTRDDEWGGDEEGRNRLMLAVIDAVRAAIPDSMPLLLRISASDWAPGGIGLPESVRLARQAAEHGVDLIDVSSGGAVAHQMITVGPGYQTGFAAAIREEAGVPTGTVGLLTSAGQAEHAVATGQADAVLIARAALRDPHWWLRAAFELGHDLPWVPQYERAIPRRSF, encoded by the coding sequence GTGCCGGCGCTCTTCGAGCCGCTGAAGCTGAGGTCGCTGGAGCTGCCGCACCGGGGCTGGGTATCGCCCATGTGCCAGTACAGCTGCGACCCCGACGCCGGCCCGGGAGTTCCCAACGACTGGCACCTCATGCATTTGGGCTCCTTTGCCGCCGGCGGGGCCGCGCTGATCCTCACCGAGGCGGCAGCCGTGAACCCGGAAGGCCGCATCAGCCCGCGCGACGCCGGCATCTGGAACGACGAACAGGTGCAGGCCTGGCGGCGGATCACCTCGTTCGTTCACCAGCACGGCACCGGTGGGACCAGGATCGGCGTCCAGTTGGCCCACGCCGGCCGGAAGGCCTCCACGTTCTGGCCGTTTTCCGGCCGGCGCGGATCGGTGCCCGAAGCCGAGGGCGGCTGGACCACGGTGGGCCCGTCGGCACTCGCCTTCGAGGGGTACGACACTCCGGCAGCCATGACCGGAGACCAGATCCAGGCAGTGATTGCTGACTTCGCCGCTGCTGCGGGCCGGGCTGTCGACGCCGGCTTCGACACTCTGGAGATCCACGGCGCCCACGGCTACCTGCTGCACCAGTTCCAGAGCCCGTTGAGCAACACGCGCGACGACGAATGGGGCGGCGACGAGGAAGGCCGGAACCGCCTGATGCTCGCCGTCATCGATGCCGTCCGGGCCGCCATCCCGGACTCGATGCCGCTCCTCCTGCGGATTTCCGCCAGCGATTGGGCGCCGGGCGGCATCGGCCTGCCGGAGTCTGTCCGCCTGGCGCGCCAGGCCGCAGAGCACGGCGTGGACCTGATCGACGTTTCCAGCGGGGGAGCGGTGGCCCATCAGATGATCACCGTGGGCCCGGGCTACCAGACCGGATTCGCAGCCGCCATCCGGGAGGAAGCCGGAGTGCCCACCGGCACCGTGGGACTCCTGACCTCCGCCGGGCAGGCGGAGCACGCCGTGGCCACCGGCCAGGCGGATGCGGTCCTGATTGCCAGGGCGGCGCTCCGCGATCCGCACTGGTGGCTCCGGGCGGCCTTCGAACTGGGCCATGACCTGCCCTGGGTTCCGCAGTATGAGCGCGCCATTCCGCGGCGCTCGTTCTGA
- a CDS encoding tetratricopeptide repeat protein encodes MSSPASRPVPPAAANLLNLRGAVDLSSLKQRPAAPSPSAAPPSQDAPAGTPGASGAGGPGNGPELRVDVTEQNFQQLVELSAQVPVVFALWAPYSPESGAALEVLDRVVAGYGGRLVLGAADIEAFPQLAQAFQVQAVPTAVAVLKGQPVPLFQGHAEEEQVRSLFDELLKVAAANGVTGSLNAGDGGAQEEAPLPPLHQAAYDAIESGDYESAAASYRQALNEMPSDHEAKAGLAQVELMARLQVVSAQDGEAIRALAANEPDNIEAQLGVADLDVAGGHVEDGLNRVVAFIGRNFGPERETARVRLLELFDVVGASDERVAKARQALARVLF; translated from the coding sequence ATGAGTTCGCCTGCTTCCCGTCCAGTCCCTCCGGCCGCTGCCAACCTGCTTAACCTGCGCGGCGCCGTCGATCTTTCCAGCCTGAAGCAACGCCCCGCCGCTCCGTCACCGTCAGCGGCCCCGCCGTCGCAGGATGCCCCCGCGGGCACCCCGGGGGCCAGTGGGGCCGGCGGGCCAGGTAACGGCCCCGAGCTGCGGGTAGACGTGACCGAGCAGAACTTCCAGCAGCTCGTGGAACTCTCCGCGCAGGTGCCCGTGGTCTTCGCCCTGTGGGCTCCGTACTCCCCGGAATCCGGAGCAGCCCTTGAAGTCCTGGACCGTGTGGTGGCCGGTTACGGCGGCCGGCTGGTCCTGGGCGCCGCGGACATCGAAGCGTTCCCGCAGCTTGCCCAGGCCTTCCAGGTCCAGGCCGTGCCCACCGCTGTGGCCGTCCTGAAGGGGCAGCCCGTTCCCCTCTTCCAGGGCCACGCCGAGGAAGAGCAGGTGCGCAGCCTCTTCGACGAACTGCTGAAGGTTGCCGCTGCCAACGGTGTCACCGGCAGCCTGAACGCCGGAGACGGCGGCGCACAGGAAGAAGCGCCGCTGCCGCCGCTGCACCAGGCCGCATACGACGCCATCGAATCGGGTGACTACGAGTCGGCGGCCGCGTCCTACCGCCAGGCCCTCAACGAGATGCCGTCCGATCACGAGGCCAAGGCCGGCCTCGCACAGGTTGAACTGATGGCCAGGCTCCAGGTGGTGTCCGCCCAGGACGGCGAGGCCATCCGGGCGCTCGCAGCCAACGAACCGGACAATATTGAAGCCCAGCTGGGCGTCGCGGACCTGGATGTTGCCGGAGGCCACGTTGAGGATGGGCTGAACCGCGTGGTGGCCTTCATCGGCCGGAACTTCGGCCCCGAGCGCGAGACCGCGCGGGTGCGGCTGCTGGAGCTGTTCGACGTCGTGGGTGCCTCGGACGAACGCGTAGCGAAGGCGCGCCAGGCGCTGGCGAGGGTGCTCTTCTAG
- a CDS encoding AI-2E family transporter, producing the protein MTDKTDGSSQPAGDPRDVGPSAAVPQASGTARGKGAAAAALGFLARRLRQPLPGAQPRLRFEMPPEYSQQDQTIEDPDGVARPQYGAPGPRMSPQHPLYMGFMGTVGVGAALLVYWIGSHTTQLLLWIVAALFIALGLEPVVKWLENRKIPRPAGILMSVAVLILAVVGFFATLIPTIVQQVTEIVQQAPTWVRDFMNSDLFRTLDDQFGVRDRIADELNKFVNDPNAMGGIAGGVVGFGSTVANGLFGALIVLVLSLYFLAALPAMKKWGYRLAPRSRRHRVEALSDAITKSVGNYVIGQACVALLNATFAFIVMSIVGIPFALLLAFVVALLAFIPLVGAMIAGVVVVLIALTVGWQTAAIYAICYFAYLQFEAYFISPRIMQKAVAVPGAVAVISVIAGGSLLGVLGALIAIPTAAAILLLIKEIYIVRQDQH; encoded by the coding sequence GTGACTGACAAGACGGACGGGTCCTCCCAGCCAGCAGGCGATCCACGGGACGTTGGGCCGTCGGCCGCGGTCCCCCAGGCTTCCGGAACTGCCCGCGGGAAAGGTGCCGCCGCAGCAGCCCTGGGCTTCCTCGCCCGCCGCCTCCGCCAGCCGCTTCCCGGCGCACAGCCCCGACTCCGTTTCGAGATGCCCCCGGAATACTCCCAGCAGGACCAGACCATCGAGGACCCCGACGGCGTGGCGCGTCCCCAGTATGGCGCTCCCGGGCCACGGATGTCCCCTCAGCATCCGCTGTACATGGGCTTCATGGGGACCGTCGGCGTTGGTGCGGCGCTGCTGGTTTACTGGATCGGTTCCCACACCACCCAGTTACTCCTGTGGATCGTTGCGGCGCTGTTCATCGCGCTGGGCCTGGAGCCTGTGGTGAAGTGGCTCGAGAACCGCAAGATTCCCCGGCCGGCCGGAATCCTGATGTCAGTCGCCGTGCTGATTCTCGCGGTCGTTGGCTTCTTCGCAACGCTGATCCCCACGATCGTCCAGCAGGTCACCGAGATAGTGCAGCAGGCGCCCACGTGGGTCCGGGACTTCATGAACTCGGACCTGTTCCGCACCCTGGATGACCAGTTCGGGGTCCGTGACCGCATCGCCGATGAGCTGAACAAGTTCGTCAACGATCCCAACGCCATGGGCGGAATCGCCGGCGGCGTCGTGGGATTCGGTTCTACGGTGGCCAACGGCCTGTTCGGCGCTTTGATTGTCCTGGTTCTAAGCCTCTATTTCCTGGCTGCCCTCCCGGCGATGAAGAAATGGGGTTACCGGCTGGCTCCGCGTTCCCGCCGGCACCGGGTGGAGGCGTTGTCGGATGCCATCACCAAGTCAGTAGGCAACTACGTGATTGGCCAGGCGTGCGTTGCGTTGCTCAATGCCACCTTCGCGTTCATTGTGATGTCGATCGTGGGTATCCCGTTCGCCCTGCTGCTCGCGTTCGTGGTGGCATTGCTTGCCTTCATTCCGCTGGTGGGTGCCATGATCGCCGGTGTTGTGGTGGTTCTCATCGCCCTGACCGTTGGCTGGCAGACGGCCGCCATCTACGCCATCTGCTACTTCGCCTACCTCCAGTTTGAGGCCTACTTCATCTCGCCGCGGATCATGCAGAAGGCCGTGGCCGTTCCCGGTGCCGTCGCCGTCATATCCGTGATCGCCGGCGGCAGCCTGCTGGGGGTCCTGGGCGCCCTCATCGCCATTCCCACCGCCGCTGCCATCCTGCTGCTGATAAAGGAGATCTATATCGTCAGGCAGGACCAGCACTAG
- a CDS encoding alpha/beta hydrolase, with the protein MTFDPASYDFTQAAGPVPIRASTVLPARRENVELQTADGHTLVGELALPETGEIRATLITLHPLPTHGGFMDSHVYRKASYRLPALAGIAVLRFNTRGTGSPRGTSTGAFEEGVGERHDVEAAVRFAVERGLPNRWLVGWSFGTELALMYGATEPVASQVEGAVLLSPPLHRATDKHLQLWAESGKPLKVLVPEHDDFLQPAEAAARFSLVPQAHVLGVDGAKHLWVGEKYAARVLNEIVGHVSATGGNAAALPTEWDGPAATAAS; encoded by the coding sequence ATGACTTTTGATCCGGCGTCGTACGACTTCACCCAGGCTGCTGGCCCCGTTCCCATCCGTGCCTCCACAGTGCTGCCGGCCAGGCGCGAGAACGTCGAGCTGCAGACAGCGGACGGGCACACACTGGTGGGCGAGCTGGCCCTGCCGGAAACCGGCGAAATCCGTGCCACGCTGATCACGCTGCACCCGCTTCCCACCCATGGCGGCTTCATGGACTCGCACGTCTACCGCAAGGCGTCCTACCGGCTGCCGGCGCTGGCCGGCATCGCCGTGCTGCGTTTCAACACGCGCGGCACCGGCTCCCCCCGGGGCACCAGCACGGGTGCGTTCGAGGAAGGCGTCGGTGAACGCCACGACGTGGAAGCGGCTGTCCGTTTCGCCGTCGAACGCGGCCTGCCCAACCGGTGGCTGGTGGGCTGGTCCTTCGGCACGGAACTTGCCCTGATGTACGGTGCCACCGAACCTGTCGCATCCCAGGTGGAGGGCGCTGTCCTGCTGTCCCCGCCGCTGCACCGGGCCACGGACAAGCACCTGCAGCTGTGGGCCGAATCGGGCAAGCCGCTGAAGGTCCTGGTACCTGAGCACGATGACTTCCTCCAGCCCGCAGAGGCGGCCGCCCGCTTCAGCCTGGTTCCCCAGGCGCACGTGCTGGGAGTGGATGGCGCCAAGCATCTGTGGGTGGGCGAGAAGTACGCCGCGCGGGTCCTGAACGAGATCGTGGGGCATGTATCCGCAACGGGCGGGAACGCCGCTGCGCTGCCGACGGAATGGGACGGGCCCGCGGCGACCGCCGCCTCCTGA